The DNA segment CCCTTCGATGAGAGAAACTGCCTTCGCGCGGGAAAGACGGCCTGCAAGGGCCGCTATGCTGTCGATACGGAGAGAGCTTACGCTGCCGGTGATCTCGTCGTACTCCGGAGCCGGGACGGACACGGCCTCACATGGCGTCACAGAGACGCTTGTATGGCGCACCGACACGAGATTCTCCGCCAGGTACCGGCTCATTTCCTTCAGTACGAACACATAGGCCTCCGTACCGTGCACCAGGATATCGCCCATGACAGAACGCTCGACGCCCAGGTTCATGATGGCGCCCAGATAATCCCTGTGGGTCAGGGCCTCGGCGAACTTCGCATTTAACGGCGAAATCCTCAGACATTCAAAAGGAGGTTCCCATAAAACCTCCTCATATGACGGAAGAAAGCAAACAACCTTCCTCTCCGCCGCCTCGTATCCGCCGGCCAGTTCATACCGCACCGGCGGAAGCGAGCCGGCAATGGTCTGGAAAATTGTCTGCTCATTCAGGGTCAGAAAATCCGTATGGACAGGAACATC comes from the Eubacteriaceae bacterium Marseille-Q4139 genome and includes:
- a CDS encoding RNA-binding protein, with protein sequence MEKEEQIFRNRIQELAGNAYRRDVPVHTDFLTLNEQTIFQTIAGSLPPVRYELAGGYEAAERKVVCFLPSYEEVLWEPPFECLRISPLNAKFAEALTHRDYLGAIMNLGVERSVMGDILVHGTEAYVFVLKEMSRYLAENLVSVRHTSVSVTPCEAVSVPAPEYDEITGSVSSLRIDSIAALAGRLSRAKAVSLIEGEKVFLNGRLVLSASQPVHEGDILSIRGIGKFSFAGEGSQTKKGRTMVTLRQYK